From one Caldithrix abyssi DSM 13497 genomic stretch:
- the gcvH gene encoding glycine cleavage system protein GcvH yields the protein MNVPENLKYTEDHEWAKIEGDVAIVGITDYAQGELGDVVFVELPEVGATVSKGDTFGTIEAVKAVADLFAPLSGEIIEVNEKLGAEPETINKDPYGEGWMVKIKLSDPGEVNDLMDAETYKEKIS from the coding sequence ATGAACGTACCGGAAAATCTGAAATACACCGAAGACCATGAGTGGGCCAAAATCGAGGGCGATGTGGCTATTGTTGGCATTACCGATTATGCTCAGGGCGAACTGGGCGATGTTGTTTTTGTAGAACTCCCCGAGGTTGGCGCCACCGTTTCCAAAGGCGATACCTTCGGCACCATTGAAGCCGTTAAAGCTGTTGCCGATTTGTTTGCGCCGCTCTCCGGCGAAATTATCGAAGTTAACGAAAAATTAGGCGCCGAGCCGGAAACGATCAACAAAGACCCATACGGTGAAGGCTGGATGGTTAAGATTAAATTGTCTGATCCTGGCGAAGTTAACGATTTAATGGATGCCGAAACTTACAAAGAAAAGATTAGTTAA
- the accC gene encoding acetyl-CoA carboxylase biotin carboxylase subunit: MFKKILIANRGEIALRIIRACREMGIQTVAVHSEADGDSLHVRLADEAVCIGSAQSNESYLNPVRIIAAAEITGADAIHPGYGFLAENADFAEMCESSNLTFIGPPARVIRDMGNKSKAKELMKKSGVPVVPGSEGVVESLEQGIKIAGEVGYPIILKAVSGGGGRGMRIIRSEDEFESNFQMAQAEARGAFGDPSMYIEKFIEEPRHIEIQVMADSHGNVIHLGERECSIQRRHQKLIEEAPSPVVDEELRQRMGQVAVQGAQGVGYVSAGTIEFLLDKDKNFYFMEMNTRIQVEHPVTEMVTNADLLKEQILVAAGEKLDLTQEQVKITGHAIECRINAEDWEKNFMPNPGKVEFFHLPGGPGIRVDSHVYQGYSIPPYYDSLIAKLIAFGRDRKEAIQRMNRALEEFVIEGVKTTIPFHLKLINRPEFLSGHFDTGFLDRVNLLEEVEK; the protein is encoded by the coding sequence TTGTTTAAAAAGATTTTAATCGCAAATCGAGGTGAAATTGCCCTGCGCATCATTCGCGCCTGCAGAGAGATGGGCATTCAAACCGTTGCCGTGCATTCGGAAGCCGACGGCGATTCTTTACACGTTCGTCTGGCCGATGAAGCGGTGTGTATTGGTTCTGCTCAGAGCAATGAAAGTTATTTGAATCCCGTGCGCATCATTGCGGCCGCTGAAATTACCGGCGCAGATGCCATCCATCCGGGGTATGGTTTTCTGGCTGAGAACGCCGACTTTGCGGAGATGTGCGAATCGAGTAACTTGACTTTTATCGGTCCGCCGGCGCGCGTTATTCGCGATATGGGAAATAAATCGAAAGCTAAAGAATTGATGAAAAAATCCGGTGTGCCGGTTGTGCCGGGCAGTGAAGGCGTGGTTGAATCTCTGGAACAGGGAATCAAAATCGCCGGGGAAGTCGGTTATCCGATTATTTTAAAAGCGGTTTCCGGCGGCGGCGGCCGGGGCATGCGCATTATCCGTTCTGAAGATGAGTTCGAAAGCAACTTTCAGATGGCCCAGGCCGAAGCCCGCGGCGCGTTCGGCGATCCATCCATGTACATCGAAAAATTTATTGAAGAACCGCGCCATATTGAGATTCAGGTGATGGCCGATTCTCATGGCAATGTTATTCATCTGGGCGAACGCGAATGCAGCATCCAGCGCCGGCACCAAAAACTAATTGAAGAGGCGCCTTCGCCCGTTGTGGATGAAGAACTGCGACAAAGAATGGGACAGGTAGCGGTTCAAGGTGCGCAGGGGGTCGGCTATGTCAGCGCAGGCACCATCGAATTTCTATTAGATAAAGATAAAAATTTCTATTTTATGGAAATGAATACGCGGATTCAGGTGGAGCATCCCGTAACGGAAATGGTAACCAATGCAGACCTGTTGAAAGAACAGATTCTGGTGGCAGCCGGCGAGAAATTAGACCTGACTCAGGAGCAGGTCAAAATTACGGGACACGCCATCGAATGCCGCATTAATGCCGAAGACTGGGAAAAGAACTTTATGCCCAATCCGGGAAAAGTTGAATTCTTTCACCTGCCAGGCGGCCCGGGTATCCGCGTGGATAGCCATGTTTATCAGGGATATTCCATTCCGCCTTATTACGATTCGCTGATCGCCAAACTCATTGCGTTTGGACGGGACCGCAAGGAAGCCATTCAGCGCATGAACCGCGCGCTGGAAGAATTTGTCATTGAAGGCGTGAAAACGACCATTCCCTTTCACCTGAAATTAATCAATCGTCCGGAATTTTTATCCGGCCATTTTGACACGGGATTCCTGGATCGCGTCAATCTTTTGGAAGAAGTGGAAAAGTAG
- a CDS encoding tetratricopeptide repeat protein encodes MWSISGKIKLLFGITLFWLFSQCAFQQGLESTKEKKALPEKQVVLTIDSLLRAGDFVRAEKYARLFEKRYPLSPYADDIAFRLAYLHVIALKNNPFYDYEEARKAFEKFLIKYPESRYALACNNWLKVLYLSFRLEKRINELEKENRRLRKQIEEKAEKIIQLQNTLQDIEKVIKR; translated from the coding sequence ATGTGGTCGATCAGCGGAAAAATTAAACTGTTGTTCGGGATAACGCTATTTTGGCTCTTCAGTCAATGCGCCTTTCAGCAGGGATTGGAGTCAACCAAAGAAAAAAAGGCGCTCCCGGAAAAACAAGTTGTGCTAACCATTGACAGCCTGCTGCGCGCAGGGGATTTTGTCAGGGCCGAAAAATACGCGCGGCTTTTCGAAAAACGATATCCGCTTTCACCGTATGCCGACGACATCGCCTTTCGATTGGCGTATTTGCATGTCATCGCGTTAAAGAACAACCCATTTTATGATTACGAAGAAGCGCGAAAGGCGTTTGAGAAATTTTTAATAAAATATCCCGAAAGTCGATATGCTTTAGCTTGTAATAATTGGCTAAAAGTTCTATATTTAAGTTTTCGATTAGAAAAACGCATAAACGAGCTGGAGAAAGAAAATAGAAGATTACGGAAGCAAATAGAGGAGAAAGCAGAAAAAATCATTCAACTACAAAATACATTGCAAGATATCGAAAAGGTGATTAAGAGATAG
- a CDS encoding diguanylate cyclase, translating to MVDRFHILIVDNDENDLFLWRMIVEGFGHQVSTARSGQETFRFLEKQIPDLILLDLKMPGMSGIEVSKQLRELPAYQNIPIIMLTSSDDLGDKLQSFEQGVDDYVTKEMEPLEISKRIEAVLKRYHKTLDTNPLTHLPGNNAIQKELQRRIDAGLKFAVVYCDLDHFKAFNDAYGFVEGDRVIQFTADLLRNILKEKGNQEDFLGHVGGDDFVFLTTPDKVDLLCGAIVQTFPQGVKQFYSEDDLKQGYITAKNRRGERETFPLMSISLAVVTNEHRSLSSVAEISRVASEIKKLAKSKSGSNYVVDQRKN from the coding sequence GGATGATTGTGGAGGGATTTGGGCATCAGGTTTCCACGGCGCGCAGCGGCCAGGAGACATTTCGCTTTCTGGAAAAACAAATCCCCGATCTGATTTTACTCGATCTAAAAATGCCCGGCATGTCTGGTATCGAAGTAAGCAAGCAGTTAAGGGAATTGCCCGCGTATCAAAATATTCCGATCATCATGCTCACTTCGTCCGATGATCTGGGCGATAAATTGCAGAGCTTTGAACAGGGCGTAGACGATTATGTAACCAAAGAAATGGAGCCGCTGGAAATTTCCAAACGCATTGAGGCCGTTTTAAAACGTTACCATAAAACACTGGATACCAATCCATTAACCCACCTGCCGGGCAATAACGCCATTCAGAAAGAACTGCAGCGGCGCATCGACGCCGGCCTGAAGTTTGCCGTGGTTTATTGCGATCTTGATCACTTTAAGGCTTTTAACGATGCTTACGGATTTGTGGAGGGAGATCGAGTCATTCAATTTACAGCCGACCTGCTTCGTAACATCTTAAAAGAAAAAGGAAACCAGGAAGATTTTTTAGGGCATGTGGGCGGCGACGATTTTGTCTTTTTAACCACGCCCGATAAAGTCGATCTTTTGTGTGGGGCGATTGTGCAGACCTTTCCTCAGGGAGTCAAGCAATTCTACAGCGAAGACGACTTAAAACAGGGCTATATTACGGCCAAAAATCGCAGGGGAGAAAGGGAAACCTTTCCACTAATGTCCATTTCGCTGGCTGTTGTAACCAATGAACATCGCTCTTTAAGCAGTGTGGCGGAGATTTCGCGCGTGGCATCGGAGATAAAAAAACTGGCCAAGTCAAAGTCAGGAAGTAATTATGTGGTCGATCAGCGGAAAAATTAA